The Paenibacillus sp. 481 DNA window TAGGGGAGGTACTGTGTCTAACCTGACATCAGGCGGATATGTAGATGAAAGGCAGTGCTTGAAAGCGGATATGGTTGCAGACTGGAAGTGGAAAATGGCTGTTAAAGCGTAAAAGGTGCCGTTTATGGTGACGCTGGGCATACAGCGCCGTGCTCTCAACAAACTCCGCGCTCTCCGCAGTAACTACGATCCGCACAAATAAAATCGCAAGTATAGTGCTCAATAAAGAACCCCCAGCACACCGTGTGATGATCGGTGTGCTGGGGGCTCTGCTATTTTATTTATTTGAACGTACTAATCGCTTATGAAGATTGGCTCATGCGGCGGAACGCTTCGTGCGCAGCCTCGATGGTAAGATCCACGTCCGCTTCAGTATGCGCGGTCGTAAGGAACCAAGCTTCGTACTTGGACGGTGCCAAGCAGATGCCTTGATCGAGCATATGGCGGAAAAATGCGGCGAATGCTTCGCCGTCTGTGTCTTGCGCCTGCTCGTAGTTAGTGACAGGATGATCGCAGAAGTGTGTCGAGAACGCGCCGCGAATACGATTGATCGTGAGCGGCAAGCCGTAGCGCTCAGCGCCTTCCTGAATGCCTGCCGTCAGGCGAATCGCGAGCGATTCCATATGCTCGTATACGCCAGGCGTCTGTAATACTTCGAGACAGGCGATGCCAGCCGATATGGACGCGGGGTTGCCTGCCATCGTCCCAGCCTGATAGGCAGGACCGAGTGGAGCAACTTGCTCCATAATGTGCTTGCGACCGCCGTAAGCACCGATCGGCAAGCCGCCGCCGATGAGTTTGCCGAACGCCGTCAAGTCCGGCTCAATCGCCGCATGGTCGGCAAACGCGCTGAACGTTTGCGCTGCGCCATAGTAGAAGCGGAACGCCGTAATGACTTCGTCATAAATGACGAGTGCGCCGTAATCGTGCGCGAGGCTGCACATGCCCTCAAGGAAGCCTTCTTGCGGCATTACCATGCCGAAGTTGCCTACAATAGGCTCGACCATAACGGCAGCAACATCGTCGCCCCAACGTTCTAACGCGATTTTCAAGCTGTCGAGGTCGTTGAACGGAACCGTAATGACTTCGCTAGCGATACTCGTCGGAATGCCGGCACTGTCCGGAATGCCCAGAGTGGACGGGCCAGAGCCTGCGGCAACGAGTACAAGATCAGAGTGGCCGTGGTAGCAGCCGGCGAACTTAATAATTTTGGTGCGCTTCGTATAGGCGCGGGCAACACGAATCGTCGTCATGACCGCCTCTGTGCCGGAGTTGACGAACCGTACCTTGTCGAGCGAAGGCACCGCTTCTTTCATCATGCGTGCCAGCTTGATTTCAAGCTCGGTCGGCGTGCCGTATAGCACACCGTTCTGAGCTGCGCGCACAATTGCTTCGGTAATGTGCGGGTGCGCATGACCTGTAATAATCGGGCCGTATGCGGCCAAGTAGTCGATGTATTTATTGCCGTCTACATCGTAGAAGTAGGCACCTTGCGCGCGCTCCATAAAGACGGGCGCTCCGCCACCTACTGCTTTAAAGGAGCGAGACGGGCTGTTGACCCCGCCCACAATGTGTTGTAGTGCTTCTTCATATAGCTGCGCAGAACGAGTTCGATTTGTTGTCATAGTTAGAGTTCTCCTTTTACTGCATAATTAATTTATGAATTAGGATATAGAGTCCTAGAGCTAGTGTAGCTACCAAATGTAAAGCGAACATTAATGCAAATATACATCCTAAAAGCTTCACAGTAACAAGAGAGTCAATTGCTAGTGACTCCACAGGTCATTATGCTTTAGCACCTTAGAGCTGTCTGATTTACTTGCATTTATATCAGTTCCTGAACGATTCTGCTGCTGAACATCTTGCAAATGGTTGCTGGGCTGTTGCCCGCCCTGTTGCTGTTTGCTCGACTGTTGCGCGTTCTGCTGGTTGCTCGGCAGCTGCGTGTTCTGCTGCTTCTCGTCCCGTTGTCCAACACCCTGCTGCATGCTCGATGATTGAGCACTAGGCGGCTGCAACGCCTGTTGAATATACGCCTTGAATTTTTTCATATCCGTAACGCCAAGCATCGCCGAATGGTTCACCTTAATATCCGTGACCAAGCCCATCGGCGGCAGTTGATGGCTCTGTCCAACGCTGCTATCATAGCCGAGCGAAGCCAGCTTAATAATGTCGTCAGCCGACAAATTCGTTTCCACATGCGGCGACACCTTATTAATCAGACTCGGCAACTGAATAATCGACCACGCCGACTTCATCTTATTCGCCACAGCTAGCATCAAGTCGCGCTGCCGCTTCGTACGGGCAAAGTCAGACATCGCATCATACCGAAAACGGGCGTACATCAACGCCGTTTCGCCGTTAAGCACCTGCTTGCCCTTTTTCAAATGAATATTGAACTGGTTCTTATCAGCACTGTCCGTATAAATCATATCTTTCTCGACTTCAAATTCGACGCCGCCTAAGGCATCAATCAGAGCAATAAATCCTTTGAAATCGGTATACACATAATATTGCATGTCCAAACCTGTCCAATTGCCCACTGTCTTCATTGCCAACTCAGGCCCGCCCAGCGCAAGTGCTGCATTCATACGATCACGACCAACACCCGGAATGTCTACATAGGTATCACGCAAAATGGAGAATAAATTCGCTCGTTTCGCTTTCGGATCAAAGGACGCGATCATAATCGAATCCGAGCGGGGCACTTCCTTCACCTTTAGCCCGCGAGAATCGCCGCCCAACAGCAAAATGTTTACCCGCTCTTCGCCTACCCATTTTGGCGGTTCAATCCGTTTCGGATTGGGCAATTTATGGAGGACTGGTTGAAAACGCGATTGCTCAGGTGGCTTTTTCAAGCCGTCCAAGCTGCTGTACATCGCCCACACATAATAACCGACTCCACAACTTACGAGTAGCAGGAAGGTGATCAATGCGTGCTTCCAATATTTTCTCAAGATGACCGTCATCGTTGACCGTCCTTTCCGCATCAGCTGTTCAGGGGTTGTCTGATCATGATGTCGGAGCAGATGCATTCATCTTGTGCGTTTAACATGCTATATTAAATGGTATGTGATAAAATCAATAACTTGTCTATCTCATTATTATAGCAATTTTCGCTCGCCGTTCACAGGCGACAGGATTCAGAAGTTTAGGACAGGCAGGAAAGGGATGAAACATAGCAATCATGAATGCCATTGAAGTGCATGATTTACGTAAAACGTTCAACGTGCAGCGCAACCGTGAGGGACTCAAAGGAGCGCTGCTTGATTTATTTAAGCGCGAGTACAACGAAGTGATGGCGGTTAAAGATATATCGTTTACGATTCCGCAAGGTGAAATTTGCGGGTACATTGGCGAGAATGGAGCCGGAAAATCAACGACGATTAAAATGCTGACGGGCATTCTCGTCCCGACATCCGGCCAACTGCGCGTGAACGGATACATTCCGTTTGCGGAGCGCGAAAAGTTCGTTCGTGAGATCGGCGTCGTATTTGGTCAGCGGAGCCAGCTCTGGTGGGATATCGGCGTTATCGAGTCGTTCCGTCTGCTGCGCAAAGTTTACGGTGTGTCCGAGCAGGACTTTAAACGGCGGCTGGATGATTTAGTTGAGCGCTTGCAATTGCAAGAGCTGCTCAACCGTCCTGTGCGCAAGCTCAGTCTGGGACAGCGCATGCGTTGTGAGTTGGTCGCTTCGTTGCTGCATCAACCGTCCGTCTTGTTCTTAGACGAGCCCACAATCGGGCTCGACATCATCGTTAAGACGGAAATTCGCGACTTCTTGAAGATGATCAACCGTGAGCACGGAACGACGATATTGCTCACGACCCATGACTTACAGGACATCGAAGCGCTTTGTTCGCGCGTCATTATGCTAGATGACGGCCGCATCATTTATGATGGTGGCTTGGACACGCTCAAAGCGACGTGGGGCAAAGGCCGCGAGGTGCATTTCCAATTCGCCAAGCCGATGCGTGCTGGCGATGTGGAGGCGTTGACGAGTGATTTCGCCACGTTGTCGTGGACGATTACATCGCCGTATGAGGCGAGCGTACTCGTACCGCTGGACATGAATGTGTCTGATGTGATCGGTCGCGTTGTTGGTGGGGCGTCTATTTCGGACCTGAAAATTGTCGAGACGAACACCGACGATATTGTTCGTGAAATTTACCGTACAGGTAGCGCGGATAAACCGCAGCAGCAGGAGCAGGCAACAGTCGAAATTGGCTCACATGCAGAGGTCGAAGCTGACTCACGCGTAGCAGTCGACACGGACTCGAAAGCAGCAGTTAAAGCTGACTCGCATGCAGCCGCTCAGGTGAAAGAGCAGGAAGTGGAGAAGGAAGCGGAGGGCGTTAAACATGGGTAGCGCCTACCTAGAACTGATCCGTATGCGCTTCCTCATGATGCTTGCCTATCGTGTAAACTACTACACGGGTATTTTAATTTATACATTGAGCATCGGGGTGTACTACTTCACGTGGAAGGCGATTTACGGCGGCCAAGAAACGCTGGGCGGATTTACCGCTGATCAGATGACGACTTATATTGCGGTCTCATGGATGGCGCGTGCTTTTTATTTCAACAATCTAGACCGTGAAATTGCGAACGATATTCGCGACGGGAGTGTCGCGATTCAGTTTATACGTCCGTACAACTACGTCATCGTGAAAATGATGCAAGGCTTCGGCGAAGGTATATTCCGCTTGCTCTTGTTTATGACACCAGGTATGATCATCGCTTGCCTGCTGTTTCCGGTGAAGCTACCAACCGATCCGAAGCTGTGGATCATCTTTTTATTCATGCTGTTTATGAGCTTTCTCATTAACTCGCAAATTAACATTATTACGGGCTTAATGGCGTTTTATTTGGAAAATAACGAAGGATTAATGCGTATGAAGCGGGTTGTGGTCGACCTATTTTCAGGCGTTATTATCCCGATTTCGTTCTTCCCTGGCTGGCTGTTGGCGGCCAATGAGTGGCTGCCATTTCAGGCGATCACGTACTTGCCAAGCTCTGTATTTACGGGACGCATTCCAGATGAGCGGATATTGGGTGTTGTCGGCATTCAATTATTGTGGTTCGTTCTGCTCATTATTCCGATTATTTTGCTATGGCGATCTGCGCGGAAGCGCCTGTTCGTGCAAGGAGGTTAAGGCGGAATGTACTATGCTGGACTCGTGTCTGAATATTTAAAAAATTATATCAAAACGCGGTTAACGTACCGCGCGGACTTTTGGATTGAAGTCATTTCGGACCTGTTTTTCCAAATCACGAACCTCATCTTTATTTTTGTCGTGTTTATGCATACGCCAACGTTAGCAGGGTGGACGCGTGATGAAATGGTGTTCGTTTATGGTTATTTTATGATTCCATATGGCATATTTACTTGCTTCTTTAGCCTGTGGAACTTCAGTGAGCGCTATATCGTAAAAGGCGAGATGGACCGTATTTTGACCCGTCCTGCCTACAATTTATTTCAAATCTTGCTTGAAAATATCGATCCGCCTTCCCTGATTGGCTCCATCGTCGGGGCTGTGCTGATGGGGGTGTGTGGAGCGCAGCTGGGACTGTCGTTCGGCATTCTCGAGTTTCTGATGCTGCTCGTGATGATTATCAGCTCGGTAATGATTTACTTCGGTATTTACTCCGGACTGACGTCGATTTCGTTCTACTCGGATGCGCCAACCGGCATCTTGCCGCTAGTCTGGAACATTCAGAACTACGGGCGCTATCCGCTTACGATTTATAACCGCGCTATCCAAGTGCTGTTGACGTGGATTTTGCCGTTCGCCTTTGTTGGTATCATTCCAGCCTCTTACTTCTTGAATGGCAAGGGAATGCAATTAATGGCGCTACTGACGCCTGTCGTAGGCGTTGTGTTTCTTACAATCGGTTTGACGATGTGGAACATCGGTGTGAAAAGATACCGCGGAGCAGGATCTTAAGGTTGTTATGATTAAAATGGGGAACAGATAGTGCAGATGCGCTGTCTGTTCTTTTTTTATATGTCGAATCTGTACTTGTACTAAGAAAATGGGAATAAGGTATGCCCATACAGCGGGCGGTGGTATGCTCAAAGGTAAAGATATAAATATTATTCATCATATACTGGATGAGCCCTCAAAAATGTATCAAAAAATGTCGATAAATAAGTAGAGTACATCTGAGAGGGGACATCAACTTGAGTTTTAGGTTTAAAGATGTGAAAACGGTAACAAAAATAGGGCTGCTCGTATTAAGCGGTGTGCTGTTTTTAGCCTTGTGTACCGTAATTGCTAGAGGCTCGTTATCGACCATTGAGCAAACGAACAAAAGTATTTATGAGCATAACTTACAAGGCATCATTTCGGTAAAAGAAGTTATCGCCAACGTTCGAGCTGGCGATGCGGTGTTGTTCGAGCTTATGGTCACCAAGAATGATGGCCGAATTTCGGAACTTATGAATGAAATGGAGAAGTTAAAGCAGGCTAACAATGTAGAGTTGAAAAAATATAAAGCAGTTATGAAATATGATGAAGAAAAAAAACGTATGCAGCAATTTGAATCGTATTTGAAAATATACCGGGAATACTTTAATCAAACTATGGCATTTACCAAGCAGAAGCAAAGTGAAGCCGCTTATAGGCAGTACATCGAAAAGGTTCGCCCAATTCGGGAAAGTATGCAGTCTGTGCTGAATGATCTCGTTGATTATAATGAAAAGCTAGGATTAAACGAGACGAGTAAAGCACGTGAGTTGGCCGATGTAGCTTCACGCACGGTGTTGGTGTTTGCAGTGCTTGGTGTATTGGTGTCAGGCGTGCTGGGCTTCTTTATTGTTCGGATGGTTACCCGTCCGTTGAAGCAAATTCAACACTTGATGTTGAAGGCCGAGCAAGGAGATTTGACAGTACGGGGCAGCTACGAATCCCGTGACGAAATCGGAATGCTAACAGCAAGCTTTAACAGTATGATTGAAGGAATGGTGACGATTACCCGCACCGTTCACGAGCGGGCAGAGGAATTAATGCATAGTGCAAGTGTAGTTGCGGAAAATACCCGCGACACGGCACAAGCAACTGAACAGATTAACCGTTCAGTGGAGAAGATGGCTAACGGAGCGCAGGTGCAGCAAGAATCCTCCTCTGAGATTGCGCAAGCGTTAGAGGAATTCGCTAAGGGTGTGCAGTCGATCGCCGAGAACACGGCATCGATGTCTGATGTGGCTGCGCTATCTGCCGAGCAAGCGGAGCAAGGCCATGTGAAGTTGCAAGATGCGACGAAGCAAATGAAGTCGATCGAGCAATCCGTGCAGACGACATCGTCTGTCGTTCAGCAATTGAGCGAGCGTTCGGATAAGGTGGAGCAAATTGTTGAAGTCATTACGACGATAGCTGGGCAGACGAATTTGCTGGCACTTAACGCATCCATTGAAGCGGCACGTGCTGGTGAAGCTGGACGAGGCTTCGCTGTTGTAGCGGGCGAAGTGCGCAAGCTGGCAGAGCAGTCGTCTTCATCAGCTGCGCAAATCGCAGCGCTTATCGCTGATATGCGAACGCGCATGGCCGAAACGGTAAGCGCGATGGGGCATGTTCGCCAAGACGTAGCTGTCGGGATGAGCGTCATTGAGCAGGCGGGCGATACGTTTGCCCACATTGTTCAGCTCGTGCAGCAGGTGACGAGCCAAGTTCAAGAAGCTTCGGCAGCTACGGAGGAAATGTCCGCAGGCACCGAAGAAATATCTGCATCGGTAGATGAGATGGCGCTTATTTCAGCGACGACACATAACGCTGTTCAGCATGTGATGGCGTCATCGGAGGAGCAATCCGCTTCCATCGAAACGATATCGCAGCTGACAGAGCAGTTACAAGTGTTGTCGAAAGAGCTGCAATTGCTCGTTAATCGCTTCAAGTTGCAGTAAACGTATGTAGCATATGTAGGTACAAGCCGTCACCGCTATGATGGACACCGCCCCTGTTTTTTAACAGAGGGTAGTCCTGATGCGGTTGACGGCTTTTTTTCACGCTTCGTACCTTTAGTGTCTTGATTCACAATGTCTATTCACATATATTGGAGAGGAACGAATGTTCCACTTTCTATTGTAAGCTACGATAATACGAACTCCTTCATCGACTCCTTTGCGTAACTTCCTACTTATTAGAATGACAACTTTATCGAGCAACGAATGGGAAATCGAACCTGTGTTCAACTTTTAACAGAGGAGAGGGTTGGATATGACGATTGTATACGGCGTACTTGCCGTGCTTAGTGTTGTTCTATGGACTTGTATCGCGCTGCCGCTTACGTTTCAGTTGCGTAAAATTTCATATTTAAGGGACATTTCTTATCCATTGCCTGTGCAATCAGGCGTAGCACTTCCTAAATTACGTGTCATTATAGCGGCTCGTAATGAGCAGAAGGCGATTGAGCGTTGTGTCGATTCCCTAATGGCACAGACGTATTCGCATTTGGAAGTTACGGTCGTAAATGATCGTTCAACAGACGAGACGCTGCCTCTATTGGAGCAGATGCAGCAGAAGTACCCCCGCTTACACGTTATTTCGATCCAAGAGCTGCCGGAGGGCTGGCTTGGCAAAAACCACGCTTTATACGTGGGCAGCATGCAAACAGACGGTGATTGGATCTTGTTCTCAGACGCCGACAGCCTTTACCATCCACAAGCGTTGGAGCAGGCGATCCGTTATGGTGAACATCATCAATTGGATCATTTAGCCGCCATTCCGGAGTTTGGCGGCACTCACCTGTGGTCCAAAGTATATGGGGCTTATGTGATGATGGTGGGGGGTTCGTTCGGTCAGATTTGGAAAGTTCGCGAACGAGGCAGCAAACAGCATATTGGGATTGGCGCATTTAATATGATTAAACGTTCGGCATACGAGGACATAGGTACACATGAAGCGATAGCCTTATGCACGCTAGATGATGTGATGCTTGGTAAGGTGGTTAAGGAGAAAGGTTTTATGTCAGACGTTGTGTTTGGACGAGATAGAGTTGTAGTCTGGAACTGGTACGAAACATTAGGTCAATTGATTCGCAGTGTGGAAAAAACGGCATTCACGTGGGGAAGAACAATCAGCACAAGTTTATTTTCACTTTTAATGATATATCCATTCATCGGGATCGGCTTTGGTACATCTGTTACTCGTGCGATGTGCGGGGTTGCAGCCGTGTCTATTATGTTGATGTACGCGAATAACAGCCGTTTTTTAAAAAGTGGGTTTTGGTTCGGGTTACTGCATCCACTACTCCACGTGTTCCTTATATTCGGATCGCTACGAGGCATATATAACACAACTAAAAATGGTGGGATGACTTGGCGCGGAACGGTATACAAGGAGAAAAATTTAAAGGTGTAGTAAGGCGGAATATAGTGCTGGATTTTTGAAATCGGTACAGGTAGGTGGTAAGCTAGTGAGGGCATTTATTTATAATTTGCTTGGTTGAAAAAGATATAGAAGAAGAGGTGTTATCCGATGTCCCACACGGTTCAAATTGGACAACCAGTACCTGATTTCAAACTGCCTTCCTCCAATGGCGGGGAGACTGCGCTGCATGATTTGCGCGGGCGCAAGGTCGTCATTTATTTTTATCCAAAAGATAATACGCCAGGTTGCACGCAAGAATCGTGCGATTTCCGCGACTATCACGGTGATTTTGAAAAATACGGAGCGACTGTTATCGGCATCAGCCCTGACGACTTAAAGTCGCACGCGAAGTTCATTACGAAGCATAGCTTGCCGTTCGAGCTGCTTGCGGATACAGAGCAGAAGGTGTCCGAGCTGTTCGGCGTCTGGCAGTTGAAAAAATTGTACGGCAAAGAATACTTCGGCGTCGTCCGCTCGACGTTCTTGATTGACGAGCAAGGTCAATTGGCGCGCGAATGGCGTAGCGTCAAAGTAGCGGGCCACACCGACGAAGTCCTCACCGCTGTGCGCGAGCTGGGCCAAGCTTAATCTAATAAAGATGTAGCTAAGTGTAGTTTAGTAGCCATAGCCATGTTTCATTATGTATCTCGAAGCATGATGCAGTTGTGGACTCACGTTTCGCTATGTCCGCGTGGCATTTATGTCCTTGGCGACAGTAACAAGTTTCTCAAGTTGCTCGATAGTGGATTCACAGTCCGCAACGGGGTAATCGTACAACATAAAGCTGGATTTTTCTTAGTGTAGAACAATCCAGCTTTATGTTTAAGTACCATACACGAACCTATCTCACACTGCCTATCTTCGCTGGTTCGCTAAGAACAGCAGCAAGAAAGACATCGCAATCGTGCAGCCTGACCATGCCCAAGCAAGCGTCAAGTTGCCCCCGTCCACGGCAAAATAAATGGCCGTCGGCACCGTTTGCGTGACGCCGGGAATATTGCCGGCAACCATGAGCGTCGCGCCGAATTCGCCCAAGCCGCGAGCAAAGCCCAAAATATACGCGGCGACCACA harbors:
- a CDS encoding ABC transporter permease, whose amino-acid sequence is MYYAGLVSEYLKNYIKTRLTYRADFWIEVISDLFFQITNLIFIFVVFMHTPTLAGWTRDEMVFVYGYFMIPYGIFTCFFSLWNFSERYIVKGEMDRILTRPAYNLFQILLENIDPPSLIGSIVGAVLMGVCGAQLGLSFGILEFLMLLVMIISSVMIYFGIYSGLTSISFYSDAPTGILPLVWNIQNYGRYPLTIYNRAIQVLLTWILPFAFVGIIPASYFLNGKGMQLMALLTPVVGVVFLTIGLTMWNIGVKRYRGAGS
- a CDS encoding glycosyltransferase — its product is MTIVYGVLAVLSVVLWTCIALPLTFQLRKISYLRDISYPLPVQSGVALPKLRVIIAARNEQKAIERCVDSLMAQTYSHLEVTVVNDRSTDETLPLLEQMQQKYPRLHVISIQELPEGWLGKNHALYVGSMQTDGDWILFSDADSLYHPQALEQAIRYGEHHQLDHLAAIPEFGGTHLWSKVYGAYVMMVGGSFGQIWKVRERGSKQHIGIGAFNMIKRSAYEDIGTHEAIALCTLDDVMLGKVVKEKGFMSDVVFGRDRVVVWNWYETLGQLIRSVEKTAFTWGRTISTSLFSLLMIYPFIGIGFGTSVTRAMCGVAAVSIMLMYANNSRFLKSGFWFGLLHPLLHVFLIFGSLRGIYNTTKNGGMTWRGTVYKEKNLKV
- a CDS encoding ABC transporter ATP-binding protein, with the translated sequence MNAIEVHDLRKTFNVQRNREGLKGALLDLFKREYNEVMAVKDISFTIPQGEICGYIGENGAGKSTTIKMLTGILVPTSGQLRVNGYIPFAEREKFVREIGVVFGQRSQLWWDIGVIESFRLLRKVYGVSEQDFKRRLDDLVERLQLQELLNRPVRKLSLGQRMRCELVASLLHQPSVLFLDEPTIGLDIIVKTEIRDFLKMINREHGTTILLTTHDLQDIEALCSRVIMLDDGRIIYDGGLDTLKATWGKGREVHFQFAKPMRAGDVEALTSDFATLSWTITSPYEASVLVPLDMNVSDVIGRVVGGASISDLKIVETNTDDIVREIYRTGSADKPQQQEQATVEIGSHAEVEADSRVAVDTDSKAAVKADSHAAAQVKEQEVEKEAEGVKHG
- a CDS encoding ABC transporter permease, giving the protein MGSAYLELIRMRFLMMLAYRVNYYTGILIYTLSIGVYYFTWKAIYGGQETLGGFTADQMTTYIAVSWMARAFYFNNLDREIANDIRDGSVAIQFIRPYNYVIVKMMQGFGEGIFRLLLFMTPGMIIACLLFPVKLPTDPKLWIIFLFMLFMSFLINSQINIITGLMAFYLENNEGLMRMKRVVVDLFSGVIIPISFFPGWLLAANEWLPFQAITYLPSSVFTGRIPDERILGVVGIQLLWFVLLIIPIILLWRSARKRLFVQGG
- a CDS encoding methyl-accepting chemotaxis protein, with protein sequence MSFRFKDVKTVTKIGLLVLSGVLFLALCTVIARGSLSTIEQTNKSIYEHNLQGIISVKEVIANVRAGDAVLFELMVTKNDGRISELMNEMEKLKQANNVELKKYKAVMKYDEEKKRMQQFESYLKIYREYFNQTMAFTKQKQSEAAYRQYIEKVRPIRESMQSVLNDLVDYNEKLGLNETSKARELADVASRTVLVFAVLGVLVSGVLGFFIVRMVTRPLKQIQHLMLKAEQGDLTVRGSYESRDEIGMLTASFNSMIEGMVTITRTVHERAEELMHSASVVAENTRDTAQATEQINRSVEKMANGAQVQQESSSEIAQALEEFAKGVQSIAENTASMSDVAALSAEQAEQGHVKLQDATKQMKSIEQSVQTTSSVVQQLSERSDKVEQIVEVITTIAGQTNLLALNASIEAARAGEAGRGFAVVAGEVRKLAEQSSSSAAQIAALIADMRTRMAETVSAMGHVRQDVAVGMSVIEQAGDTFAHIVQLVQQVTSQVQEASAATEEMSAGTEEISASVDEMALISATTHNAVQHVMASSEEQSASIETISQLTEQLQVLSKELQLLVNRFKLQ
- a CDS encoding glutamate-1-semialdehyde 2,1-aminomutase, whose protein sequence is MTTNRTRSAQLYEEALQHIVGGVNSPSRSFKAVGGGAPVFMERAQGAYFYDVDGNKYIDYLAAYGPIITGHAHPHITEAIVRAAQNGVLYGTPTELEIKLARMMKEAVPSLDKVRFVNSGTEAVMTTIRVARAYTKRTKIIKFAGCYHGHSDLVLVAAGSGPSTLGIPDSAGIPTSIASEVITVPFNDLDSLKIALERWGDDVAAVMVEPIVGNFGMVMPQEGFLEGMCSLAHDYGALVIYDEVITAFRFYYGAAQTFSAFADHAAIEPDLTAFGKLIGGGLPIGAYGGRKHIMEQVAPLGPAYQAGTMAGNPASISAGIACLEVLQTPGVYEHMESLAIRLTAGIQEGAERYGLPLTINRIRGAFSTHFCDHPVTNYEQAQDTDGEAFAAFFRHMLDQGICLAPSKYEAWFLTTAHTEADVDLTIEAAHEAFRRMSQSS
- a CDS encoding LCP family protein; translation: MTVILRKYWKHALITFLLLVSCGVGYYVWAMYSSLDGLKKPPEQSRFQPVLHKLPNPKRIEPPKWVGEERVNILLLGGDSRGLKVKEVPRSDSIMIASFDPKAKRANLFSILRDTYVDIPGVGRDRMNAALALGGPELAMKTVGNWTGLDMQYYVYTDFKGFIALIDALGGVEFEVEKDMIYTDSADKNQFNIHLKKGKQVLNGETALMYARFRYDAMSDFARTKRQRDLMLAVANKMKSAWSIIQLPSLINKVSPHVETNLSADDIIKLASLGYDSSVGQSHQLPPMGLVTDIKVNHSAMLGVTDMKKFKAYIQQALQPPSAQSSSMQQGVGQRDEKQQNTQLPSNQQNAQQSSKQQQGGQQPSNHLQDVQQQNRSGTDINASKSDSSKVLKHNDLWSH
- the bcp gene encoding thioredoxin-dependent thiol peroxidase; amino-acid sequence: MSHTVQIGQPVPDFKLPSSNGGETALHDLRGRKVVIYFYPKDNTPGCTQESCDFRDYHGDFEKYGATVIGISPDDLKSHAKFITKHSLPFELLADTEQKVSELFGVWQLKKLYGKEYFGVVRSTFLIDEQGQLAREWRSVKVAGHTDEVLTAVRELGQA